The segment AGTTTCGCAGGGATTGCAGGGGATGTGTTCCACGCATTCGATCACAACTGTTTTCCCTTTTTTCAAAATCTCTTCAGGCGGCAGGATGATTTCGGATTCTTTCAGGACCCCGTCTTCCTTGAACATCTGATCCCCCTTATCTTAATTGGCGTTCAATTTGCAGAGTTTGTCTTTGCCGATGCAGGCCTTTTCGCCATAAGGACCCTGTCTCAGTCCGTAAAGCTCCTGCTGGGTATTTCTGATCTCTGGTTCGAGATCTTTCCCCGTGATTTTCATGGCAGCTGCAAGTCCCGCGATTTTACCTTCCAGCATGGCTGTGGACGCCTCTTCTATGCCTGAAACGTCTCCTGCAACCAGAATCTGCTGGTTGGATGTTTCCATCAGTTCATTGTGCCAGGCTACGTGCCCGCACAATTCCTTGATGAAATACATGCGGCAGCCGGCCTGGGAGAGGAGTTCGGTTCCAGGAGTGAGCCCCACCGCAAGACAGAGTGTGTCTGCCTTGATTTTTTTTGTCTCCCCGCAGATTTTCCAGTTCTTATCAATCGGTGCGATCTCGACTGTGTGGAGGGATGGATTGCCCAGCGCTCTTACCACTGTATGCGAGGTCAGAATCGGGATCCCCATCCTCCTGATTTTGGCGGCATGGACGTGGTATCCGCCGATTTTCGGCAGGCCTTCGACTACTGCCGCCACTTCCGCTCCGGCCTGAATCAACTGGTAGGAAACGATCAGGCCGATGTTTCCGGCTCCCAGCATCAGGATTTTTTTACCCGGAAGAACGCCGTAAACGTTCATCAGGGTCTGGGCAGCGCCTGCACCGAAAACACCAGGAAGGTCATTGCCTGGAAAAGCTGCCATGTTCTCCCTGGCTCCAGCTGCCACTACAGTTTTTTGGGGATGGAATTCCAGCAGGGATTTATGAGAAGTTTCGCAGATTACAGTCGAAGGAGGATAGAATCCCAGGGCCGAAGTTGAGAGATGAATTTCAACATTTTTGCAATTCCTTACTCTGTTCATTAACAGATCTGCGATTTCGATCCCACGGCGTCCGGCAAACTGATTTTTAGATCCGAAGAAAGAATGGGTCTGTTTGATCAGTTGGCCGCCGAGCAGGAAATTCTCCTCCACCAGACAGATGGATAGATCAGGTACGGCTATTGCAGCATGATAGGCAGCTTCAAGACCGGCCGGACCACCGCCGATGACCAGTATGTCGCATTTTTTCATTTGAGCTCTCCTACGCCGGATTGCATTTCAATCTGCATCCCTTCTGCAAGAGGCAGGATGCAGACTCTGACATTGTCCTGCCCGTTAACCCGCATCAGGCATGAAGCGCATTTTCCGATGGCGCAGAATAATCCCCTCTTTCTTCCCAGGCGAAGGCTGTGGGACAGGACTTTGATCCCGTTTGCATGCAGGGCCGATGTGACGGCCTCGCCTTCAATCCCTTCCAGGGGCTCATTATTGAAGAAAAAAGTCACCCTCTTCCCGAGCTTGAAATCAAGAATGGGATGATTGTCGATTCTCATTCCAAATTCCCCCAAAGAAAAATTATCTCAATTTAAACCAAGTTTGTCTCCCTGTCAAATGGTCAGATTTTCCGGTTGAATCAGCTGGTTTAGTTAAGTATAATTGCCGGAAAGACCGGAAGATTTCAATGGATTTTATCGGACTCAAACAATTGATCGGGAATCTGATCCGCAATTTGCAAGGCAAGCTGAAGCCTCAGATTTTCATGTCCGAAATTCTGAAAAGAAAAGGCAATACCCTGCTTCTGCCAGGCCTGAACCTCATACTTCAGGATTATCACAGAATTGGTGTGACAGGTGCAGGAAAAGCCGCTGCCTGCATGTCTGAAATGCTGATCGAACTGGTCCCGGAGATCGAATCAGGGATCGTCAATACCAGCAGGGAATTGACGATCGGGAAAAAAATCCGCTGCTGTAAATGTAGCCATCCATATCCTGATGAAGCCACATTGAAGCATACTCAGGAACAGCTTGAGACATATTCCTCGCATGACCTGATTTTCTTCCTGCTGAGCGGTGGAGCTTCTTCCATGCTGGAAATGCCGCTGGCAGGAATCTCACTGGCAGATTTAGCGGAAACCGGCAGACTGATGCTGCAGTCAGGTCTCGGGATAGAGGAAATCAACACTGTCCGTAAGCATCTGTCCAGGGTCAAAGGCGGACGATTCTGCGGCTTTTTCCAGAAAAGCACTCTGATCGGACTATACCTCTCAGACGTTGTTTCAGGACAAGCCGACCTGATCGGATCAGGTCCTACATTTCCGGACCCCACTACTTATGAAAAAACGATGGAGATTCTCAAACATCACAGGCTCTGGGCAATAACCCCGGCTTCCGTCCGGAAGATAATCAGCGAAGGAATAGCGGGAAAGATTCAGGACACTCCCAAAACCATATCCGGAAATATCCGGAATTTTGTAGTGGCAGACAATCTGAGCGCTGTCAGGGCTCTCCAGGAAGAATTCGGAAAGGCAGGGCTGCAGTCAACCGAAAGTACTAACCTCCAGTTGGATGCCGAATGTGCAGCAGAATTCCTGGTGGAGAAATGCTGGAGTCTTCAGAAAGGTTCCATACACCTGGCCGGCGGGGAAATCAGGACCATGGTTAGAGGGGCAGGATTCGGCGGCAGAATTCAGGAACTGGCTCTGAGGATACTGCCCAAGCTGCCTGAGGACGGTTTTTTTGCCGGGATCGCAACCGACGGAGTGGACGGGAATACCCCGGAACCTGTGGCTGCAGCGCTGGTGACCTCTGAACTTCTGAAGAATACCAGTATTCATGAAATCGAAGAATGTCTTTCCAGGTCCGACAGTTACAATCTGCTGAACAGGCTGGGCGCTTTATACTGTTTCGGTCCGAGTGGGACGAATCTTGCAGATATATATATAGTAGGGAAGTGGCATTAGGACTTTTACCTGAGCCATGAATCATTCCAGCAGTTTAACGATTTCCATGATTTTGCCCTCTTCAGCGATACCGCTTTCCAGGCATTTTTTACGCAGAATATCCAGGGCTGTTTCTCCGTCATCGTTTTTCTTCCCGGGGCGGCAGCCTCTTTCACGAAGAATTTTCAACATTTCCAGAAAATTGTCATATGCTGATTTAAATGAAGGATGCTCATTGTCGATCCATAAAAGGTCAAACCTTGAAAAATAGCTGACTGCTGTGTGCAGGGGGGTATTCCCGTTTTTATCTGTTGAATTCGGATCAGCACCGGCAGCGATTAATTTCAGCACCTTCTGCAGGCCGTTGTATTGGTATGAACCCGCAGCATACTGCAATGCAGTCATGCCGTCTCTGGTTTGGGCATCAGGCGGAAATCCAGCTTTGCAGAGTATCTCAACGTATTCGGGAAGACAACATATCAGCGGAGAACGGGGCATTCTGCTGTCTGAAGAAAGAGCTTCCCGGCCGGCAGTGGTTTTGTAGGCTTCAATCAGACCTGATCCGCCTTTTTCCAGAAGATAGCGGATCAGGTCATCGTTTCGGCTTTCCTGGACTGCTTTGTCGAGCACTGAAACAATTGTTTTTTGCAGGTCGAATCCCTTTTTTTCAAGCATCCTGGCTGCTTCAAGTCTGGGGCAGAGTATCAGGAGATTCCGGCCTTCTTTATCGATTATATTAGGATCACCGCCTTTGTCGAGAAATTCCCGGATCAGGTCGAGGTAGACCTCATCAGTATGGTCTCTCCACCAGTTGCTTCCCAGCAGAACGAGCAGAGGCAGCTGTTTGTCATATTGCCTGGTGTAATCTTTTTCGGAACTGAAATCAAAGGGCGTTAGAATATCGCCGCCGTTTTCCAGGGCTTTCAGGAAGGCCCTTGGATCCGATATAAGGTTAAAGTTATGTTTCAAAGAGACAGGGTTTTCCATAGCGCCCCTGGATTTTAAGTAATCCTGGACTCCCTTGTTCTGATGCATTTCCAGGACCCCATGCCCATTCTTGTCGAGCGCACCAGGATCAGCGCCTTTTTCAATCAGATACCTGAGACTGTCAAAATCCAGATGGTTGTTGAAAATCGGCGTGCGGCCCAGATCGTCCCTGGCATTTACGTCGGCTCCGGCTTCAACCAGAGCTTTCAGGACGTCCAGATTGAATGCCGTGTGCAGCGGGGTCTCATTGTATCCCCCGCCACGGACATCCGGGTCAAGACCCTGTCCGATCATCAGGCGGGTGAAGTCCCCGTTCCAGGCGCAATGCAGAAGCGTATATCCCGGTTTATCAGTTTTTTTCCCGCCTTCGGCATGGCAGGGCTTCCTGAGTTTGGGGTCAGCCCCGTGTTCCAGAAGAATACGCGCCTTTTCAACCGAATGTGTGGAATAATAAAGGGGTGAATCACCATTTTTGTTCAGAAGATTCGGAGACATCCCCAGATCCAGCAGCAGTCCAAGCACAGCCGGGGTGATCCGCATGCTGTGGATTGGATAATTCCCGCGACTTGTGTCCTGAAAGTCATACTTGCATCCCAGCTTGATCAGCAGTTCCGCAATTTCCCTGGTTCTTACAAAAGGCAGGGTTTCAGAATCCCACCATTCGACAGGCGGTATGGATTTGAATTTCGCGCCGTTGCGGATCAGCACTTCAGCCACTGCCAGACTGTTAATCCCAGCCAGCGGGTTGCCGTGGTTAGGCGAATGCCCGTTATCGATCAGGTATTGTGCCACCTCCGGACTTTTCACATAATAAAGCGGACTGGCGGCTGTAGTTTTTTTATTCCAGGTCTCAAGCTTCACTTCCCGGGCCAGATCGACGCTGTGCACTGCCGGCACCATGAGACGGTCAAGCTTCACTGATCCTTTTTTCAGCATGGCCTTGAGAAGTTCCTCGTCTTCTGAATCAGAGAGAAGTTTATACAGGGCAGGATCGCTTTCAGCACTGAAATCCCGCTGCGGAAATTCAAGTCTTCCCAGCAGATATTTCAGGACATCCGGTCTTTTCGCTTTTAACCCTGAATCAAAACCGGACCGGATTACCTCTGCAGTTTGTTCTGAAACCAGATCGAGCAGATTGCCGAGGATCGAAATTTCGCTGGTTTTCGCAGCCTCGCGGACCAGTTCGGACATGAAAGGCCTGCAGGAAATGACAAACTGCGGATGTTTCAGAAGATCCTGAACCAGTATG is part of the Candidatus Wallbacteria bacterium genome and harbors:
- a CDS encoding NAD(P)/FAD-dependent oxidoreductase, encoding MKKCDILVIGGGPAGLEAAYHAAIAVPDLSICLVEENFLLGGQLIKQTHSFFGSKNQFAGRRGIEIADLLMNRVRNCKNVEIHLSTSALGFYPPSTVICETSHKSLLEFHPQKTVVAAGARENMAAFPGNDLPGVFGAGAAQTLMNVYGVLPGKKILMLGAGNIGLIVSYQLIQAGAEVAAVVEGLPKIGGYHVHAAKIRRMGIPILTSHTVVRALGNPSLHTVEIAPIDKNWKICGETKKIKADTLCLAVGLTPGTELLSQAGCRMYFIKELCGHVAWHNELMETSNQQILVAGDVSGIEEASTAMLEGKIAGLAAAMKITGKDLEPEIRNTQQELYGLRQGPYGEKACIGKDKLCKLNAN
- a CDS encoding DUF4147 domain-containing protein; the encoded protein is MDFIGLKQLIGNLIRNLQGKLKPQIFMSEILKRKGNTLLLPGLNLILQDYHRIGVTGAGKAAACMSEMLIELVPEIESGIVNTSRELTIGKKIRCCKCSHPYPDEATLKHTQEQLETYSSHDLIFFLLSGGASSMLEMPLAGISLADLAETGRLMLQSGLGIEEINTVRKHLSRVKGGRFCGFFQKSTLIGLYLSDVVSGQADLIGSGPTFPDPTTYEKTMEILKHHRLWAITPASVRKIISEGIAGKIQDTPKTISGNIRNFVVADNLSAVRALQEEFGKAGLQSTESTNLQLDAECAAEFLVEKCWSLQKGSIHLAGGEIRTMVRGAGFGGRIQELALRILPKLPEDGFFAGIATDGVDGNTPEPVAAALVTSELLKNTSIHEIEECLSRSDSYNLLNRLGALYCFGPSGTNLADIYIVGKWH
- a CDS encoding (2Fe-2S)-binding protein, which encodes MRIDNHPILDFKLGKRVTFFFNNEPLEGIEGEAVTSALHANGIKVLSHSLRLGRKRGLFCAIGKCASCLMRVNGQDNVRVCILPLAEGMQIEMQSGVGELK